The Pleuronectes platessa chromosome 13, fPlePla1.1, whole genome shotgun sequence genome includes a window with the following:
- the LOC128455183 gene encoding mitogen-activated protein kinase kinase kinase 7 isoform X2, whose product MSSPGSSFVQIKHEDLLFYENCGGGSFGSVYRALWISQDKEVAVKKLLKIDKEAEILSVLSHKNIIQFYGAVLESPNYGIVTEYASGGSLYEYLSSEQSEEMDMEQIMTWAIQIAKGIHYLHAEAPVKVIHRDLKSRNVVMTADKDLKICDFGASKFLSHTTHMTVVGTFPWMAPEVIQSLPVSETCDTYSYGVVLWEMLTREVPFKGFEGLQVAWLVVEKQERLTIPTSCPASFAELMRKCWQADPKERPQFKQMLVILEAMANDSRLPDQCNSFLHNKDQWRCEIESTLERLRKLERELYSKEKELEERERRLRLWEERLMERSNMTPSPNSLLMERSNISPFFTPMSIGSSGSFFRSHSQDSNNTGVSSAGVSSAGVSSTGVSSLLRTLSNGDTERGSSAGVERGMGSLDSGRLHAMLRGLQGRFGEEVDEEDEGTLEEKGWGQRERQDSGSLEGGRVQVTLRSFPGGVVEREERTWEEGDRERGGMQRSRVTTIVRGYSGGFGEAEGEREREEIEKEKEGVWEIEQLNERGMEGEMKIEGGRLPTMFKGLHGGLGGLGDMLTLDMDDMGDMEKLGDMDMNMNMGDLGVKVVGQGVRSELGVRGRRSDMGVVVQGVRRGDLSEAISQKIRGEVGVLGHSGVQVSMRSSSNQNSVKSCSVRHGTKINMATAAMDMMELDWSDSD is encoded by the exons GCCGAGATTCTCAGTGTCCTGAgtcataaaaacatcattcagttTTATGGAGCTGTACTGGAATCTCCCAACTATGGCATCGTCACAG AATATGCCAGCGGGGGGTCTCTGTACGAGTACCTCTCCAGTGAGCAGAGCGAGGAGATGGACATGGAGCAGATCATGACATGGGCCATACAGATAGCCAAAG GGATACATTACCTCCACGCAGAAGCTCCAGTCAAAGTCATTCACAGAGACCTCAAGTCACGGAACG TGGTGATGACAGCAGACAAAGACCTGAAG ATTTGTGATTTCGGGGCCTCTAAGTTCCTCTCCCACACCACCCACATGACCGTGGTGGGCACGTTCCCCTGGATGGCTCCTGAGGTCATTCAGAGCCTGCCTGTGTCCGAGACCTGCGACACCTACTCCTACGGCGTG GTGCTGTGGGAGATGCTGACTCGGGAGGTTCCTTTCAAAGGCTTCGAAGGGCTGCAGGTTGCATGGctggtggtggaaaaacaagag AGACTGACCATCCCCACCAGCTGTCCTGCAAGTTTTGCTGAACTGATGAGGAAATGTTGGCAAGCAGATCCAAAG GAGCGTCCGCAGTTTAAGCAGATGCTGGTAATCCTGGAGGCCATGGCCAACGACAGCAGATTACCGGACCAGTGTAATTCCTTTTTACATAACAAGGACCAGTGGag GTGTGAAATTGAGTCGACCTTGGAGCGCCTCCGCAAGCTGGAGAGGGAACTTTACTCCAAAGagaaagagctggaggagcggGAGAGGAGGCTCCGACTGTGGGAGGAGCGGCTGATGGAGAGGTCCAACATGACGCCCAGTCCAAACTCCTTACTCATGGAGCGCTCCAACATCTCACCA TTCTTCACCCCCATGTCCATCGGCTCCTCTGGTTCTTTCTTCCGCTCGCACTCTCAGGACTCCAACAATACAGGGGTCAGCAGTGCTGGGGTCAGCAGTGCCGGGGTCAGCAGTACCGGGGTCAGCAGCCTCCTCCGAACCCTCAGCaacggagacacagagagggggagCAGTGCTGGGGTGGAGAGGGGGATGGGCTCACTCGACAGCGGGAGGCTACACGCCATGCTCAGGGGGTTACAGGGGAGGTTCGGAGAGGAGGTTGACGAGGAAGATGAAGGGACTCTGGAGGAGAAAGGCtgggggcagagggagagacaagATAGTGGGAGTCTGGAAGGAGGAAGAGTGCAGGTGACGCTCCGCAGCTTCCCCGGTGGCgtggtggagagggaggagaggacctgggaggagggggacagggagagagggggaatgCAGAGGAGCAGGGTGACGACCATAGTCCGAGGATACTCGGGTGGGTTTGGAGAggcagaaggagagagggagagggaggagatagagaaggagaaggagggagtcTGGGAGATAGAACAACTCaatgagagagggatggagggagagatgaaGATTGAAGGAGGACGGCTCCCAACCATGTTCAAGGGTCTCCACGGTGGTCTGGGGGGCTTGGGGGACATGCTCACCTTAGACATGGATGACATGGGGGACATGGAGAAACTGGGGGACATggacatgaacatgaacatggGGGACCTGGGGGTGAAGGTGGTGGGTCAAGGAGTCAGGAGTGAGCTGGGGGTCAGGGGTCGCAGGAGTGACATGGGAGTCGTAGTCCAGGGCGTCAGGAGGGGGGACCTCAGCGAGGCCATCAGCCAAAAGATCAGGGGCGAGGTGGGTGTCCTCGGCCACTCGGGGGTGCAGGTGAGCATGCGGTCTTCGTCCAATCAGAACTCTGTGAAGAGCTGCAGTGTGCGGCACGGAACCAAGATTAACATGGCTACTGCTGCCATGGACATGATGGAGCTCGACTGGTCTGACAGTGActag
- the LOC128455183 gene encoding mitogen-activated protein kinase kinase kinase 7 isoform X1 has protein sequence MSSPGSSFVQIKHEDLLFYENCGGGSFGSVYRALWISQDKEVAVKKLLKIDKEAEILSVLSHKNIIQFYGAVLESPNYGIVTEYASGGSLYEYLSSEQSEEMDMEQIMTWAIQIAKGIHYLHAEAPVKVIHRDLKSRNVVMTADKDLKICDFGASKFLSHTTHMTVVGTFPWMAPEVIQSLPVSETCDTYSYGVVLWEMLTREVPFKGFEGLQVAWLVVEKQERLTIPTSCPASFAELMRKCWQADPKERPQFKQMLVILEAMANDSRLPDQCNSFLHNKDQWRCEIESTLERLRKLERELYSKEKELEERERRLRLWEERLMERSNMTPSPNSLLMERSNISPQFFTPMSIGSSGSFFRSHSQDSNNTGVSSAGVSSAGVSSTGVSSLLRTLSNGDTERGSSAGVERGMGSLDSGRLHAMLRGLQGRFGEEVDEEDEGTLEEKGWGQRERQDSGSLEGGRVQVTLRSFPGGVVEREERTWEEGDRERGGMQRSRVTTIVRGYSGGFGEAEGEREREEIEKEKEGVWEIEQLNERGMEGEMKIEGGRLPTMFKGLHGGLGGLGDMLTLDMDDMGDMEKLGDMDMNMNMGDLGVKVVGQGVRSELGVRGRRSDMGVVVQGVRRGDLSEAISQKIRGEVGVLGHSGVQVSMRSSSNQNSVKSCSVRHGTKINMATAAMDMMELDWSDSD, from the exons GCCGAGATTCTCAGTGTCCTGAgtcataaaaacatcattcagttTTATGGAGCTGTACTGGAATCTCCCAACTATGGCATCGTCACAG AATATGCCAGCGGGGGGTCTCTGTACGAGTACCTCTCCAGTGAGCAGAGCGAGGAGATGGACATGGAGCAGATCATGACATGGGCCATACAGATAGCCAAAG GGATACATTACCTCCACGCAGAAGCTCCAGTCAAAGTCATTCACAGAGACCTCAAGTCACGGAACG TGGTGATGACAGCAGACAAAGACCTGAAG ATTTGTGATTTCGGGGCCTCTAAGTTCCTCTCCCACACCACCCACATGACCGTGGTGGGCACGTTCCCCTGGATGGCTCCTGAGGTCATTCAGAGCCTGCCTGTGTCCGAGACCTGCGACACCTACTCCTACGGCGTG GTGCTGTGGGAGATGCTGACTCGGGAGGTTCCTTTCAAAGGCTTCGAAGGGCTGCAGGTTGCATGGctggtggtggaaaaacaagag AGACTGACCATCCCCACCAGCTGTCCTGCAAGTTTTGCTGAACTGATGAGGAAATGTTGGCAAGCAGATCCAAAG GAGCGTCCGCAGTTTAAGCAGATGCTGGTAATCCTGGAGGCCATGGCCAACGACAGCAGATTACCGGACCAGTGTAATTCCTTTTTACATAACAAGGACCAGTGGag GTGTGAAATTGAGTCGACCTTGGAGCGCCTCCGCAAGCTGGAGAGGGAACTTTACTCCAAAGagaaagagctggaggagcggGAGAGGAGGCTCCGACTGTGGGAGGAGCGGCTGATGGAGAGGTCCAACATGACGCCCAGTCCAAACTCCTTACTCATGGAGCGCTCCAACATCTCACCA CAGTTCTTCACCCCCATGTCCATCGGCTCCTCTGGTTCTTTCTTCCGCTCGCACTCTCAGGACTCCAACAATACAGGGGTCAGCAGTGCTGGGGTCAGCAGTGCCGGGGTCAGCAGTACCGGGGTCAGCAGCCTCCTCCGAACCCTCAGCaacggagacacagagagggggagCAGTGCTGGGGTGGAGAGGGGGATGGGCTCACTCGACAGCGGGAGGCTACACGCCATGCTCAGGGGGTTACAGGGGAGGTTCGGAGAGGAGGTTGACGAGGAAGATGAAGGGACTCTGGAGGAGAAAGGCtgggggcagagggagagacaagATAGTGGGAGTCTGGAAGGAGGAAGAGTGCAGGTGACGCTCCGCAGCTTCCCCGGTGGCgtggtggagagggaggagaggacctgggaggagggggacagggagagagggggaatgCAGAGGAGCAGGGTGACGACCATAGTCCGAGGATACTCGGGTGGGTTTGGAGAggcagaaggagagagggagagggaggagatagagaaggagaaggagggagtcTGGGAGATAGAACAACTCaatgagagagggatggagggagagatgaaGATTGAAGGAGGACGGCTCCCAACCATGTTCAAGGGTCTCCACGGTGGTCTGGGGGGCTTGGGGGACATGCTCACCTTAGACATGGATGACATGGGGGACATGGAGAAACTGGGGGACATggacatgaacatgaacatggGGGACCTGGGGGTGAAGGTGGTGGGTCAAGGAGTCAGGAGTGAGCTGGGGGTCAGGGGTCGCAGGAGTGACATGGGAGTCGTAGTCCAGGGCGTCAGGAGGGGGGACCTCAGCGAGGCCATCAGCCAAAAGATCAGGGGCGAGGTGGGTGTCCTCGGCCACTCGGGGGTGCAGGTGAGCATGCGGTCTTCGTCCAATCAGAACTCTGTGAAGAGCTGCAGTGTGCGGCACGGAACCAAGATTAACATGGCTACTGCTGCCATGGACATGATGGAGCTCGACTGGTCTGACAGTGActag